In Bacteriovorax sp. Seq25_V, the following are encoded in one genomic region:
- a CDS encoding sensor histidine kinase: MNKEDYQILDSDHDNINRKAKILSALVFLIMILIFFIIGNLNSYDSKTNIYNNRLYSRVHLQVSNALYDSNFLMEKYLRTNNFAVLEDSLTRLKSALALFRSSADHDFGDIEGNPSLRNIVNSKNTIKEIIDQFEAEVSRVQAGDEVNVVELYNIEYRISTLIKEILTMEATYWRERLVDFHYIQKGQRNNKYFLIGLGILTLTLVITLLILIARRKRLEKTVKDGQLRIINASKMASLGEFSATVAHEINNPLSIILWRLANLEKSIISDGYDEKIIKGIASVREQSRRIDRIIKGIKLLAKNSNDVDNERYDIDDCIFEFKELVEHRLHIEGINLYIDSQVTSRNCLFGKSVQLIQVLTNLLNNSVEAILNDDEKWIKLTIKEDHEVITISFMDSGHASNIKNSDKVFEVFYSSKKDRGTGLGLGISRQIIESFNGTLKFNVNSVNTEFLITLPKFS, encoded by the coding sequence TTGAATAAAGAAGATTATCAAATTCTCGATAGTGATCATGATAATATTAATAGAAAGGCAAAAATTCTAAGTGCCCTTGTATTTCTCATCATGATTTTAATTTTTTTTATCATAGGAAATTTGAATTCCTATGATAGTAAGACAAATATCTATAATAATAGATTGTACTCACGCGTTCATTTGCAAGTCTCAAATGCTCTATATGATTCTAATTTTTTAATGGAAAAGTATCTTCGAACAAATAACTTCGCAGTGCTTGAAGACTCTTTAACTAGGTTGAAGTCAGCACTAGCTCTTTTTAGATCAAGTGCTGATCATGACTTCGGTGACATTGAGGGGAATCCTTCTCTTCGTAATATTGTTAATTCTAAAAATACGATCAAAGAAATCATCGATCAGTTTGAAGCAGAGGTAAGTAGAGTTCAGGCCGGTGATGAGGTAAATGTTGTCGAACTCTATAATATTGAGTACCGCATCTCGACATTAATAAAAGAAATCCTGACAATGGAGGCTACATATTGGAGGGAGCGCCTTGTTGATTTTCACTATATTCAAAAGGGCCAAAGAAATAATAAATATTTTCTGATCGGACTTGGAATATTGACTTTAACTTTAGTAATCACTCTTCTTATTTTAATCGCTCGAAGAAAGCGTCTCGAGAAAACAGTTAAAGACGGTCAATTAAGAATTATTAATGCCTCGAAAATGGCATCTCTTGGTGAATTTTCAGCTACAGTTGCTCACGAAATTAACAATCCTTTGTCCATCATTCTTTGGCGTCTTGCAAACCTGGAAAAAAGCATTATCTCAGATGGATATGATGAAAAAATTATTAAAGGTATTGCAAGCGTCAGAGAACAGTCTCGTCGAATTGATCGCATTATTAAAGGTATTAAATTACTCGCTAAAAATTCAAACGACGTTGATAACGAAAGATATGATATCGATGACTGTATTTTTGAATTTAAAGAACTTGTTGAGCACCGCTTACATATTGAAGGTATTAACTTATACATCGACAGTCAGGTGACATCGAGAAATTGTCTCTTTGGAAAATCCGTCCAGTTGATTCAAGTCCTGACGAATTTATTAAATAACTCAGTTGAGGCAATCCTTAATGATGATGAAAAATGGATAAAGCTTACCATTAAGGAAGATCATGAAGTTATTACTATTTCTTTTATGGATTCAGGTCATGCTAGCAATATTAAAAACTCGGATAAAGTTTTTGAGGTCTTCTATTCGAGTAAAAAAGATAGAGGAACTGGACTTGGACTCGGTATTTCTAGGCAAATTATCGAAAGCTTCAATGGGACATTAAAGTTCAATGTGAACTCTGTTAACACAGAGTTCCTCATTACACTTCCAAAGTTTTCTTAA
- a CDS encoding CarD family transcriptional regulator, whose product MFNIGEYAVCPGHGVGQIVDIEERVMGDATLSFYIIKVIANGMTVMVPTNSETGIRQLVENSQIEEVFELLHDHDVKVDNSTWNRRHRDYMAKVKTGSLLEIADVLRSLFLLKNKKNLSFGEKKMLEQCRDLLVQEIALTKGEEKTDVKKKIENVFEATQAQ is encoded by the coding sequence ATGTTTAACATTGGCGAATACGCGGTTTGTCCTGGTCACGGAGTTGGGCAAATTGTCGATATTGAAGAAAGAGTGATGGGGGATGCAACCTTATCATTTTACATCATTAAAGTGATCGCCAACGGTATGACTGTAATGGTTCCTACAAATAGTGAAACAGGAATCAGGCAATTAGTCGAAAATAGTCAGATTGAAGAAGTATTTGAACTCTTACATGATCACGACGTGAAAGTTGATAACTCAACTTGGAATAGAAGACACCGTGATTATATGGCAAAAGTTAAGACGGGTTCTCTTCTTGAAATAGCCGATGTACTTAGATCACTCTTCTTATTAAAGAATAAGAAAAATCTCTCATTCGGAGAGAAGAAAATGCTTGAGCAATGTAGAGATTTACTAGTTCAAGAAATTGCACTGACAAAAGGTGAAGAAAAAACTGATGTCAAAAAGAAAATTGAAAACGTATTTGAGGCAACTCAAGCACAATAA
- a CDS encoding DUF4360 domain-containing protein, which yields MKKLLLGLLTLASISNMALANDDLRLGEPGYGGSGCPAGSASATLSPDSKSLSIIFDEYIVEAGGSTGKSLDRKNCSIAIPVHVPQGFSVSIIDIDYRGFNSLPRGAMSRFSAEYFFAGMRGPRVQKDFRGGLDEDYIISNKLGLNATVWSKCGADVNLRINSSLMVRNTNRRMEALTTVDSADINGGLVYHLAWKRCNQAQDDDFFDGVF from the coding sequence ATGAAAAAATTATTACTAGGACTTTTAACTCTTGCAAGTATTTCAAACATGGCACTAGCAAATGATGATCTAAGACTAGGTGAACCAGGTTACGGTGGTTCAGGTTGTCCAGCTGGTTCAGCTTCAGCAACACTTTCGCCAGATAGTAAGTCTCTATCAATTATCTTTGATGAATATATCGTAGAGGCAGGTGGTAGCACAGGAAAGTCACTCGATAGAAAGAACTGTTCAATTGCGATTCCTGTTCACGTTCCTCAAGGATTTAGTGTTTCAATCATCGATATTGACTACAGGGGATTTAACTCTCTTCCAAGAGGAGCAATGTCAAGATTTTCGGCAGAATATTTCTTTGCAGGGATGAGAGGACCAAGAGTACAAAAAGATTTTAGAGGTGGGCTAGATGAAGATTACATCATCTCAAACAAATTAGGACTTAACGCTACTGTTTGGTCAAAATGTGGAGCTGACGTGAACCTTCGTATCAACTCTTCTTTAATGGTTAGAAATACAAATAGAAGAATGGAAGCCTTAACGACTGTTGACTCAGCAGATATCAATGGTGGACTTGTTTATCACTTAGCATGGAAAAGATGTAACCAAGCTCAGGACGATGATTTCTTTGATGGTGTATTCTAA
- a CDS encoding DUF4360 domain-containing protein — MRKMKTALLILGTLSTLSAKALEVQFDSIKLQGRGCSDQNSAVVFSPDRTSASLLFDQMIVEVPFSGSDDFGSGIEKLIDRKVCNISVSLDVPEGERITGIEFQTDFRGMTFGEYGTETEFDSRIISWKDSSGGTRNDSDVIVNRVYSGDFDEELDLSRNAFININSSCNTSSRASKVDFLIRNFIRAEVINRRLGTPTAMLAIDSSDMRGNFKIKLHKEKCSDRGRPTRPTRPTRPGRGDRDDDKIEMCRRLGGIWHDKQRTCISIFGRR, encoded by the coding sequence ATGAGGAAAATGAAAACAGCATTATTAATACTAGGTACTCTATCAACGTTGTCAGCGAAAGCCTTGGAGGTGCAATTTGACAGCATTAAATTACAGGGAAGAGGTTGTTCAGATCAAAATAGCGCAGTTGTTTTTTCACCTGATAGAACTTCTGCTTCTCTATTGTTTGATCAAATGATTGTTGAAGTACCATTCTCTGGAAGTGATGATTTTGGAAGTGGAATAGAGAAACTAATTGACAGAAAGGTGTGTAATATTTCTGTTTCTCTTGATGTTCCAGAAGGAGAGAGAATAACAGGTATTGAGTTTCAGACTGATTTTAGAGGGATGACATTTGGAGAGTACGGTACAGAGACAGAGTTTGATTCGCGTATTATTTCTTGGAAAGACTCTTCTGGAGGAACTCGAAATGATTCAGATGTAATTGTTAATCGTGTCTACTCTGGCGATTTTGATGAGGAATTAGATCTTTCTCGAAATGCTTTTATTAATATCAACTCTTCATGTAACACAAGTTCTAGAGCAAGTAAGGTTGATTTTTTAATAAGAAATTTTATTCGTGCAGAGGTTATTAATCGCCGATTAGGAACACCGACAGCAATGCTTGCTATTGATTCCAGTGATATGCGTGGAAACTTCAAAATAAAACTACACAAGGAAAAATGTAGTGATAGAGGTCGTCCAACGCGTCCAACAAGACCTACTCGCCCAGGTCGTGGAGATAGAGATGATGATAAGATTGAAATGTGTCGTCGCCTCGGTGGTATTTGGCATGATAAACAACGAACATGTATCTCAATATTCGGACGTCGATAA
- the uvrB gene encoding excinuclease ABC subunit UvrB — translation MARKNPFKLKSEFKPCGDQPQAIETLVNKFNKGEKEQVLLGVTGSGKTFTMANIIQALGKKTLILAHNKTLAAQLYGEFKEFFPENAVEYFVSYYDYYQPEAYVPGSDTFIEKDASINDEIDKLRHSATRSLLERDDVIIISSVSCIYGIGSPDEYESMKATLFVGDIINRDEFLKQLVSIQYERNDIDFSRGKFRVRGDIVEVFPAHEDSNVVRIEFFDDEIESIAIVDPLRSTVITSLNKVTIYPKSHYVVGTEKLDGAIETIKEELRSQLQFFEENQKLVEKQRLEQRTLLDLEMLEEMGFCSGIENYSRHLTGQKAGDPPPTLVDYFKKDFLMIIDESHITVPQVGGMYRGDRARKENLVNYGFRLPSALDNRPLNFTEFISKLDDTLYVSATPGNYELEKTHGEYVEQIIRPTGLLDPIIDVRPADNQVDDLLVEVRATVTKGERVLITTLTKKLAEELTSFYASVGVKVKYLHSDIDTIERMEIIRDLRLGEFDVLVGINLLREGLDIPEVSLVGILDADKEGFLRSERSLIQTIGRAARNSEGRVILYANKETNSMAKAIGETRRRREVQHQFNLDNGITPKTIKKDVKGGVIETLRGKNKGKSRIAAKDIALDRESIEKRINELKQAMKEASKDLRFEDAAKFRDEIKSLNEAYLLI, via the coding sequence ATGGCAAGAAAAAATCCTTTCAAATTAAAATCAGAATTTAAACCTTGTGGTGATCAGCCTCAAGCTATTGAGACCCTTGTTAATAAATTTAATAAAGGGGAAAAGGAGCAAGTACTTCTCGGTGTAACTGGTTCTGGAAAGACATTTACCATGGCCAATATTATTCAGGCCCTAGGAAAGAAAACTCTTATTCTTGCCCATAATAAAACTCTTGCGGCCCAGTTATATGGAGAGTTTAAAGAATTCTTCCCTGAAAATGCTGTTGAGTATTTTGTTTCTTACTATGATTACTATCAACCAGAGGCTTATGTTCCTGGTTCAGATACTTTTATTGAAAAAGATGCGTCTATCAATGACGAAATTGACAAGCTTAGACATAGTGCTACCCGCTCATTACTTGAAAGAGATGATGTCATTATTATTTCAAGTGTTAGTTGTATCTATGGGATTGGTTCACCTGATGAATACGAATCAATGAAAGCAACTCTCTTCGTTGGGGATATTATCAATCGTGATGAATTCTTAAAACAACTCGTTTCAATTCAATATGAAAGAAATGACATTGACTTTTCCCGTGGTAAATTTAGAGTTCGTGGAGATATTGTTGAGGTTTTCCCGGCCCATGAGGATTCAAATGTGGTTCGTATTGAATTTTTTGATGACGAAATCGAGTCAATTGCCATTGTCGATCCATTAAGGTCGACGGTAATCACATCACTTAATAAGGTTACTATTTATCCGAAGTCTCATTATGTTGTTGGGACTGAGAAGTTAGATGGAGCAATTGAGACAATTAAGGAAGAACTTAGATCTCAACTACAGTTCTTTGAAGAGAACCAAAAGCTTGTGGAGAAGCAAAGATTGGAACAGAGAACATTACTAGATCTCGAAATGTTAGAGGAGATGGGTTTTTGTTCAGGGATTGAAAATTACTCGAGACACTTAACTGGGCAAAAAGCAGGTGATCCACCTCCGACACTTGTTGATTACTTTAAAAAAGACTTCCTTATGATTATCGACGAGTCTCATATTACAGTTCCCCAAGTCGGAGGGATGTATCGTGGAGACCGCGCTCGTAAGGAAAACCTTGTCAATTATGGATTTCGATTGCCTTCCGCCCTTGATAATAGGCCATTAAACTTTACAGAATTTATCTCAAAGCTCGATGATACTCTTTATGTTTCAGCAACACCTGGAAATTATGAGCTTGAAAAAACACATGGCGAATATGTCGAGCAGATAATTCGTCCTACAGGACTTCTTGATCCGATCATTGATGTTCGCCCGGCCGATAATCAGGTTGACGACCTGCTTGTTGAAGTTCGTGCCACAGTAACTAAAGGGGAGAGAGTTCTAATTACGACTCTAACAAAGAAGCTTGCCGAGGAGTTGACCTCTTTCTACGCCTCTGTGGGTGTAAAAGTTAAGTACCTTCACAGTGATATCGATACTATTGAGAGAATGGAGATTATCCGTGACCTACGTCTTGGCGAGTTTGATGTTCTCGTTGGGATTAACCTTTTAAGAGAAGGCCTTGATATTCCTGAAGTATCGCTGGTTGGAATTCTTGATGCTGATAAGGAAGGTTTTCTTCGTTCTGAGCGATCTCTTATTCAAACTATTGGTCGAGCTGCTCGTAATAGTGAAGGGCGAGTGATCCTTTACGCTAATAAAGAGACCAATAGTATGGCAAAGGCCATAGGGGAAACAAGGAGGCGTCGTGAGGTTCAGCACCAATTCAATCTTGATAATGGAATTACTCCTAAAACGATTAAAAAAGATGTTAAGGGGGGAGTTATCGAGACTTTACGAGGTAAGAATAAAGGTAAGTCTCGCATTGCTGCTAAGGATATCGCTCTTGATCGAGAGTCTATTGAAAAGAGAATCAATGAGTTAAAGCAAGCAATGAAAGAAGCCTCTAAGGACTTACGTTTTGAAGACGCGGCTAAGTTTAGAGATGAAATAAAAAGTCTTAACGAAGCTTATCTGTTAATTTAA
- a CDS encoding metallophosphoesterase, with translation MKFLRKDKIEKTILVISDIHLGAGEYVDGQKNYLEDFHSDEELIDFLEYFCEGKYASREIELIINGDFFDLLAVPFVEFYDDEFWSEKASLKKLEMILEAHEDVMEALAKFIEKKNRKITMIVGNHDAELVFESLQKMVLSKIPDDRVERFTILLNEHIEYRPHEKVCVKHGHEYELAHHFNSEDNIIEDSDGEKYFNPPWGSYYVTRVINKFKEERYHVNAVRPINKFLINGLIYDTFFTARFILANMFYFVMVRTIFLFKSSKNLTDLLNHCLKELELFKDYESLTYDFLSKSNDTQVLIVGHTHEPICRNYANGKTFINTGTWTRMYHLDFGKDSSSVQLTFAKIDVVKNKEGSYLRSNLNSWQGTSKLPYHNFN, from the coding sequence ATGAAGTTCCTGCGCAAAGATAAAATTGAAAAAACGATTCTCGTAATTTCTGATATCCATCTTGGTGCTGGAGAATACGTTGATGGCCAAAAGAACTATCTCGAAGATTTTCATTCAGATGAAGAGCTCATTGATTTTTTAGAATATTTTTGTGAAGGAAAGTATGCTAGCCGCGAGATTGAGTTGATCATCAACGGTGACTTTTTTGATCTTCTGGCGGTTCCTTTTGTCGAATTCTATGATGATGAGTTCTGGTCAGAGAAGGCTTCTTTAAAGAAGTTAGAAATGATTTTAGAGGCCCATGAGGATGTCATGGAAGCACTTGCAAAGTTCATTGAAAAGAAGAATCGCAAAATTACGATGATTGTAGGAAATCATGATGCAGAGCTTGTTTTTGAGTCTCTTCAGAAAATGGTACTTTCTAAAATCCCAGATGATAGAGTTGAGAGATTCACCATTCTTTTAAATGAGCATATCGAATATCGTCCCCATGAAAAGGTCTGTGTTAAACACGGGCATGAGTACGAGCTTGCACACCACTTCAATAGTGAGGACAATATAATTGAGGACAGTGACGGGGAGAAGTATTTTAATCCACCTTGGGGATCATATTACGTCACACGAGTCATCAATAAATTCAAAGAAGAGCGTTATCATGTTAATGCTGTGAGACCTATTAATAAATTTTTAATCAACGGCTTAATTTACGATACATTTTTTACTGCTCGCTTCATCCTCGCTAATATGTTCTACTTTGTGATGGTTCGAACGATCTTCTTATTCAAGTCGAGCAAAAATCTCACAGATCTCTTAAATCACTGTTTAAAAGAGCTTGAGCTCTTTAAGGATTATGAGTCCCTGACTTATGATTTTCTGAGTAAGAGTAACGATACGCAAGTTCTAATTGTTGGGCACACACACGAACCTATTTGTCGTAACTATGCCAATGGTAAAACTTTTATCAATACCGGGACATGGACGCGAATGTATCACCTTGATTTCGGGAAAGATTCTTCAAGTGTTCAGCTTACTTTTGCAAAGATTGATGTTGTAAAGAATAAAGAGGGAAGTTATCTGAGATCGAATTTGAATTCATGGCAGGGAACTAGTAAGCTCCCATACCATAACTTTAATTAG
- a CDS encoding chemotaxis protein CheX has translation MSNANFLEFSKPFIDAAKNVFETMVFTKLEPGKPQVKKGNLSQGDVSAVLGLSGTLSKDGVERDYRAMLVISFPYATYLKVAGAMLMEEYTEFNEDIRDVGGEICNMIMGNAKRDLAGMGYTSNMAIPSIIEGSNHTIKYPEGTTVILIPLTSAHGPMYLELCYAETE, from the coding sequence ATGTCGAATGCAAATTTTTTAGAGTTTTCAAAACCATTTATTGATGCTGCAAAAAATGTTTTTGAAACAATGGTATTTACCAAACTAGAACCAGGAAAACCACAAGTAAAGAAAGGTAACCTATCACAAGGTGATGTATCCGCCGTACTTGGTCTATCAGGGACTTTAAGTAAAGATGGTGTAGAGCGTGACTATCGTGCTATGCTTGTTATCTCATTTCCATATGCCACATACTTGAAAGTAGCTGGAGCAATGTTAATGGAAGAATATACAGAATTTAACGAAGATATCAGAGATGTTGGAGGTGAAATCTGTAATATGATTATGGGGAATGCAAAACGTGATCTTGCAGGAATGGGATATACCTCAAATATGGCAATCCCTTCGATCATTGAAGGTAGTAACCACACAATCAAATACCCAGAGGGAACTACTGTTATACTGATTCCTCTAACTTCTGCGCATGGGCCAATGTATCTTGAGCTCTGCTACGCTGAAACAGAATAA
- a CDS encoding response regulator — MALKANMKILVIDDMATMRKIIKNMLGQIGFTNITEADDGATALPMIEKATEVGEPYEFIVSDWNMPQLTGLDLLKKLRASEEYKKLPFLMITAEAEQGNVVIAVKAGVSNFIVKPFSAQVLKEKIDKIFNK, encoded by the coding sequence ATGGCGCTAAAAGCGAACATGAAAATTTTAGTTATTGATGATATGGCAACGATGAGAAAAATTATCAAGAACATGCTTGGTCAAATTGGTTTTACGAATATCACTGAAGCCGACGATGGTGCAACGGCCCTACCAATGATCGAAAAAGCAACTGAAGTTGGTGAACCGTATGAGTTTATCGTTTCAGACTGGAACATGCCACAGTTAACAGGTCTTGATTTACTAAAGAAATTAAGAGCATCTGAAGAGTATAAGAAACTACCATTTCTTATGATTACGGCAGAAGCTGAACAAGGTAACGTTGTTATCGCAGTAAAGGCCGGAGTAAGTAACTTCATTGTAAAGCCTTTCTCGGCGCAAGTACTTAAAGAAAAGATTGATAAAATTTTTAATAAGTAA
- a CDS encoding HD-GYP domain-containing protein, translating into MKTQEYFNITVDMLREGQLFPFHLYVYNPQSKLYNVFLYANSPLTDDHREFISFITEKGGSLAVDKKQKRTFLHSVEIDESEVPSLQARELSEIEIKRNEKLKALALEEYESESGEIPKYDLKSGMNNCIDADSFLPMILSAKKEIEIFQLNISHTVSLAGYLAEELLTEDNRTNRIVAISYYLAKNMNMNDQETLADIVCAAFFAHLGYTQLDHSLSHRPTNELSDKEKDKIKKHPGYSHHLLLKSGIEISERCKNIIFQHHERYDGSGYPRQKHSEFIDTMALILGAVSHILEYSEGEITGSKLPIRSVIQRMKNKTFSAGLEFEFGDKIYENLINLISTENISEAA; encoded by the coding sequence ATGAAGACACAAGAGTATTTTAATATCACAGTCGACATGCTTAGAGAAGGACAGCTCTTCCCTTTTCACCTCTATGTCTATAATCCACAATCAAAATTATACAATGTATTCTTATATGCAAATAGCCCATTAACAGATGATCATAGAGAGTTTATTTCATTTATCACTGAAAAAGGTGGCTCCCTTGCTGTCGATAAAAAACAGAAAAGAACTTTTCTTCATTCTGTAGAGATTGATGAAAGTGAAGTTCCCTCCCTTCAGGCTAGAGAGCTATCAGAAATAGAAATTAAGAGAAATGAGAAACTCAAGGCATTAGCACTAGAAGAATATGAATCAGAAAGTGGTGAAATTCCAAAGTATGACCTAAAATCAGGAATGAATAATTGTATTGATGCGGATTCATTTTTACCAATGATTTTAAGTGCCAAAAAAGAAATAGAAATATTTCAGCTAAATATCTCACACACTGTTTCTCTGGCCGGATACTTGGCAGAAGAATTGTTGACGGAAGACAATAGAACCAACCGAATTGTGGCTATATCTTATTATTTGGCGAAAAATATGAATATGAATGACCAAGAAACGTTGGCAGATATCGTATGTGCTGCATTTTTTGCTCATCTCGGATATACGCAACTTGATCACTCACTATCACACAGACCAACTAACGAGCTTTCTGATAAAGAAAAGGATAAGATTAAAAAACATCCTGGCTATTCTCACCATCTCCTACTAAAAAGTGGGATTGAAATCAGTGAAAGGTGCAAGAATATTATCTTTCAACATCATGAGCGCTATGATGGTTCTGGGTATCCCAGACAAAAACATAGTGAATTTATCGATACAATGGCACTCATTTTAGGTGCAGTATCTCATATTTTAGAATATTCAGAAGGTGAAATCACAGGTTCTAAGCTACCAATTCGCTCAGTTATTCAAAGAATGAAAAATAAAACCTTTAGCGCTGGACTTGAATTCGAGTTTGGCGATAAAATATATGAAAACCTAATAAACTTAATAAGTACTGAAAATATAAGTGAAGCTGCTTAA